A single Vigna radiata var. radiata cultivar VC1973A chromosome 8, Vradiata_ver6, whole genome shotgun sequence DNA region contains:
- the LOC106771899 gene encoding phytosulfokines 3 — protein MKMSSKVTNATLCLAVLFLFLTSTYAGRLGPASSSFTSTKTQNVALEEEKLDVEESCDGISEEDCLMRRTLVAHTDYIYTQNHKP, from the exons CCACCCTTTGCCTTGCAGTGTTATTCCTCTTCTTAACCTCCACATATGCTGGAAGACTTGGCCCtgcttcttcctctttcacttCAACCAAAACTCAAAATGTG GCTTTGGAAGAAGAGAAGTTAGACGTGGAGGAAAGTTGTGATGGTATTTCAGAAGAAGATTGCTTGATGCGAAGAACACTTGTGGCTCACACGGATTATATCTACACACAGAACCACAAACCATGA